A region of the Longimicrobium sp. genome:
CGAATCCCGCTACGGGTCCGTACCAGTAGTCCAGCACCTGCCGGTACTCGTGTACCCGTTCCCAGGCAGCGTGTGCTTCGCGCTCTGCGACTCGCCTTGTCCCGTCGTCGAGCACGGCTAGACGGATCATCTCGGAATCGATTTCCCCAGCGATCTCGATACGCAGTGCGCCTGCAGGGTTCAACTGAATTGCGAGTTCGGCAAGGCCGGTCAGAATCGAGCGCGGGACGTGTGTACGTTCGAGGTGCGGACTCAGAGCGGCCGAAACGCTTATCTGCCGTCCGCTCACGCATTCGAGAGCGACATGCGCGCGGATGAAACTGACTTCGGAATGCACCGAAACGTAATCCGAATGGCTCCGTTGCAAGCTCAAGCGGAGAAGATCCGCGAACTGGATGATCGCGTGGTCCACCGTGCGCGGACTATGCTCAACATGCTTCGCGATCTCGTCCAACCGCTCGATCAGATACTCCGGGCGGAGCACGTCACGGCTCGTGCGAAACTGAACCGCCGCGAGTGACGCCTGGGTCCGTGCAGCCAGCTCCCTCGCTTCATGGAACTGCGCGATACGGCGCATTCCATACCCGAGACCGGTGAATGCGAGATAAGAGTTGAAGTATGCGGGAAACTGCCCCGCCATATATTCATTCACATGACCGATTGGCATACCGATCACCGCCCGCGTCAGATACCGCGCGGCCACGGCGCACCCGACCGCCAGGAGCGTAACGCCGACTGCAGTCAGCGCATGGAGAAGAGGCCGCTTGGAGTGATCCGGCAGTCTCCATCCCACAAACACGCCGGCACACGCCATGGATACGAAAGAGGCCTCGTGCCCGAGCGCCATCACAAAGGCGTGGCCGAGCGCAAGCCGGGGGGGCGCAGACGGATCGTTCGCGAAGAAGAACACGTACGCGACCGTCCAAAACGCTAGAGAAGCTCCGACAAGTGCGGCTATCACGGCCCAGCCATGCCGCGACATCGGAGGGATTACCCCCTGCGCCCCGAGACGAGCTACTCCCGCTGGCCCGAGGAGCCCGCCATCCTGGCTATGCTCGAAACGGGAGTGGTTTGACTTGCGACGGTCCACAGAGGACATGCTCAGCCACAATCGTTTGTGAGATGCGATTGCCGCCTACAACCGCATCCCCGGCTGGAGAAGGGACTGTAGGGCCCCGCGGGAGGCAGTTGGGCACGCGTGTTTTCACGGCTGATCGATACACCGGGTACGCTGTCCCGTTGCAGACAACCCCCTGGGCCGCGAGGCGGCCCCCCTTGGTTGTTCCAGGATCCGAATCGATGACGTGATCCTGCACCCGTAGAACGGAACTAAGCCTGTAGGACCCTGAGGGCTGCAGCAACGCGAACGGGGTGAAACGCCTAAGATTGATGTCCAAGGGTATGGAAAGCGGGGTAAATAGATGCCCATTGCCGAACTCAGGTAAAACCGATTCGACTCAGGCGGTGATCCGCACCGGGTCATCCCGCGCGCGTCATGCATGGCGCCGGGCTCCATCCGCCGCGCCAGACCACCCGTTCGTCGCCTCCCGTCGATCGCGCGTCGCTCGGGCCTACTCCGACGCGAGCGGCTCACGCATATTTCCGGGGTCTGAGCTGTCCCCCATCTCCCCGGCCGCGCCCATGGCCCCAATCCCCCACTCCACCGCGGAGCCGGTCCCCGCCCCGTCCGGCACCAGCCACCTTCGCTGGGCGGTGGTGTTGGGGGCGTGGGCGCTGGTCGCCGTGATCGACACCACGCAGGCCGGCTTCTACATCCGCGACCACGAGCCCCACCTGGGGTGGACCGGCGCGGTGGAGCGCGTCGTGCCCGTGTGGGCCATCTGGGCGCTGCTCACGCCGCTGGTCTTCGCGGCGGCCGCGCGCTTTCCCCTGGACCGGGGCGGCCTGCGCCGCGTCCTCCCCGTGCACCTGGCGGTGGCGCTGGCGCTTTTTTCGGCGGGGGCGCTGGCCGCCACCGCCGTCGCCATGGGGCTGGGGTGGCCCACTGAAGAGGGCCGCACCTGGGAGACGATGCTGTGGAGGTACCTGGGAAGGCGGCTGCACCTGAACCTGCTGATCTACGCCGCGCTGGTGGGGGTGCACCACGCGCTGGAGTACCACCGCCGGCTCCAGGAGCGCGAAGCCGCCGCCGCCGAGCTGCGCACCCGTCTGGCCCAGGCGCAGCTCCAGTCGCTGCGCACGCAGCTCCAGCCGCACTTCCTCTTCAACACCCTGAACGCCGTCTCCGTGCTGGCGCTCAAGGGCGAGACGCAGGCCGTGGTGCGCATGCTGTCGCGCCTTTCGGAGCTGTTGCGCCTGACGCTCGATGGTGCGCCGGGGCAGGAGGTGTCGCTGCGGCGCGAGCTGGCGGTGCTGGAACGCTACGTGGAAATCGAGCGCGTGCGCTTCCCCGATCGCTTGGAGGTGCGCGTGGACGCCGCCCCCGAGACGCACGACGCCCTTGTCCCCGCCCTCCTCCTGCAGCCGCTGGTGGAGAACGCCATCCGCCACGGCATCGCGCAGACGGTGGGCGCGGGGCGGGTGCACGTGCGTGCGGAGCGCCACGGAGAGCGGCTGTGGATGGAGGTGCGCGACACGGGCCCCGGCTTTCCCCCCGCCGGGGTGCAGCGCGAGGGGATCGGGCTGGCCAACGTGCGTGCCCGGCTAGAGTGCCTGTACGGCGACGAGGGCCGCTTCACCCAGGAGAACGCCCCGGAAGGCGGCGCCGTGGTCACGGTGGAGGTGCCGTTCCGCATTGCCGCCGTGGAGCCGGGGCCAGGCGTGCCGGCGGAGATGGGGCGGTGAGGGCGGTGCGCACGCTGGTGGTGGACGACGAGCCGCTGGCCCGCGAGGGGATTCGGCTGCGGCTGGAGCGCGAGGAGGGCTTCGAGGTGGTGGGGGAGTGTGCCAACGGGGTGGAGGCCGTGGAGGCGATCCACGACCACGCCCCCGACCTGGTCTTTCTTGACGTGCAGATGCCGGGGCTGAACGGCTTCGAGGTGCTGGAGGAGGTGGACCCGCGGCAGGCGCCGGTGGTGGTCTTCGTCACCGCGTACGACGAGTATGCCCTGCGTGCCTTCGAGGTGCACGCGCTGGACTACGTCCTCAAGCCCTTCGACGACGAACGCTTCGCCGCCACCCTGCGCCGCGTACGCGAGCGCGTGGCCGAGCGCCACGCCGGCCGCATGGGCGATCGCCTCTCCGGCATCCTGGCCGAGCTGGGGTTGGGGAGCGGGGCCCCTGCGGCGGGCGGGGAGGACGCGGGAGAGCGGGTCTTCGCCGAGCGGCTGGTGGTGCGCGACGGCGCCCGCATCGCCTTCGTCCCCGTGGCGGAGCTGGACCGCGTGGAGGCCGAGGGCGACTACGTGCGCCTCTTCTGCGGGGCGCGGCAGCACC
Encoded here:
- a CDS encoding histidine kinase; this translates as MAPIPHSTAEPVPAPSGTSHLRWAVVLGAWALVAVIDTTQAGFYIRDHEPHLGWTGAVERVVPVWAIWALLTPLVFAAAARFPLDRGGLRRVLPVHLAVALALFSAGALAATAVAMGLGWPTEEGRTWETMLWRYLGRRLHLNLLIYAALVGVHHALEYHRRLQEREAAAAELRTRLAQAQLQSLRTQLQPHFLFNTLNAVSVLALKGETQAVVRMLSRLSELLRLTLDGAPGQEVSLRRELAVLERYVEIERVRFPDRLEVRVDAAPETHDALVPALLLQPLVENAIRHGIAQTVGAGRVHVRAERHGERLWMEVRDTGPGFPPAGVQREGIGLANVRARLECLYGDEGRFTQENAPEGGAVVTVEVPFRIAAVEPGPGVPAEMGR
- a CDS encoding LytTR family DNA-binding domain-containing protein, which encodes MRAVRTLVVDDEPLAREGIRLRLEREEGFEVVGECANGVEAVEAIHDHAPDLVFLDVQMPGLNGFEVLEEVDPRQAPVVVFVTAYDEYALRAFEVHALDYVLKPFDDERFAATLRRVRERVAERHAGRMGDRLSGILAELGLGSGAPAAGGEDAGERVFAERLVVRDGARIAFVPVAELDRVEAEGDYVRLFCGARQHLIRRTMAQMEARLDPARFVRIHRSAIVAVDRIRELRPSFRGEYAVLLHDGTRLNLSRGYRHRLQHLIDEAL